The segment TGGATATGGATTGATACACCCCATGAAATTGATATTATTAAATATCAATACCTGTGCTAAAATCAACACAAAAAACCTGATGATGTTATTAAAGTTCAGACTATTCATCCCTCGGATTTTCTAATAGTTTGATTTCTTCAGTATCTAAATTTTCAATGATATAGACATGAGATAAATTGGTCATATCATTAAATAGTTTCACATCAATAGTATAGGTGTCACCGCTAATATCTAAAACAAAAGCATCAATTATTCCAATAGGTAATCCTTTTGGAAAAATAGAAGATTCTCCACCAGTAACTATCGTGTCGCCTTGTTTTATTGGAGCAAATTTAGAAATATCTGTAAGCTGCGCTAAAGATGAAGACTTCGCATTCCATTTAAGTGATCCAATATGATTGCTAGCCTTAAGTTGCGCATTTATTCTGCTTTTTGTGTTTAATATTGAAAGCACTCTCGAATAGCTATTGGAGGTGTTATCAATAATACCAACGATTCCTTTTGATGTAATTACAGCCAAATCTTCTTTTACATCATTTTTTTCCCCCTTATTAAGAGTGATATAATTTTTAGAAGCGGCATAGTTATTATTGATGACATTTGCTATTTGAACCTTATATCGTCCACTATATGAAGTGGTATCAATGGATGTTGTGTTAGTCGTAGAATCTATTCCATTTAACAACTGAGAGCGTAATCTATTGTTTTCCTCAATAAGGATATTGTTTTGTTCTTTGAGATCGAAATAGTTAGAGATGCCACTGGCGCTTTCATAGATACGGCCAGTCAAAACATTAGCAGAGTTAATGAATTTACTTTTATGATAAGAATGTGATTGAATTGTAAGCGCTAATGAAATACCAAACAACAGCAGAAACAAAAGGGAAGTCTTGTTTCTAATAACAAAATTTATAATCTGTTGCATGTTAAGTAGGTATTCTCAGTTATTTTATCAATACACTTTTAAATTTTGCTAAGTTTTTAAGTGTGATTCCTGTACCGCGTACAACAGCTCTTAACGGATCTTCAGCAATGTATACTGGAAGATCAGTTTTTTGCGACAAACGCTTGTCTAAACCTCTTAACATCGATCCGCCACCTGCTAAATAGATACCTGTATTATAAATATCTGCTGCCAATTCAGGAGGAGTTTGTGATAAGGTTTCCATCACTGAATCTTCAATTCTTAGAATGGATTTGTCGAGTGCTTTTGCTATTTCGCGATAAGAAATTTGAACTTGCTTTGGCTTTCCTGTTAAAAGATCACGACCTTGAACACTCATTTCTTCTGGCGGAAGATCTAGGTCTTCAGTCGCTGCTCCAATTTGAATTTTTATCTTTTCCGCAGTGCGATCACCTACATAAAGGTTGTGCTGAGTACGCATGTAATAAATAATATCGTTGGTGAATACATCACCAGCGACCTTGACTGATTTGTCACACACAATACCGCCAAGAGCAATAACAGCAATTTCTGTGGTACCGCCTCCAATATCGACAATCATATTTCCTTTTGGTTGCATGATGTCAATACCAATCCCAATAGCAGCTGCCATTGGTTCATGAATTAAATATACTTCTTTACCATTAACGCGTTCACAAGACTCTTTTACTGCGCGCATTTCTACTTCAGTAATACCAGAGGGAATACAAACGACCATACGAAGTGCAGGTGTAAATAATTTCTTCTTAAGTGCTGGAATATTTTTAATAAACATGCTTATCATTTGCTCAGACGCATCAAAGTCGGCAATTACGCCATCTTTTAAAGGTCTAATGGTTTTGATATTTTCATGTGTTTTTCCTTGCATCATGTTGGCTTCTTTACCAACGGCAATTATTTTACCTGAAATTCTATCACGTGCAACAATTGAGGGACTATCAACAACAACTTTGTCATTGTGGATAATAAGTGTGTTTGCCGTTCCTAAATCTATGGCTATTTCTTCGGTTAAGAAATCAAAAAATCCCATGTGCTATTTTAATATTTTGAGGTCGTTATTTTATTCAGTTCTTGATGTGTTGTAAATGTAATAAAATTAATGCTTAAAATGACGTGTTCCTGTCATTACCATTGCTAAATTATTTTCATTACAATAATCGATAGTTAATTGATCTTTAATGGAGCCTCCGGGTTGAATCACAGCAGTGATACCTGCGTTGTCAGCGATTTCTACACAATCAGGGAACGGGAAGAATGCATCACTTGCCATGACAGCACCTTTGAGATCAAAATTAAATGACTGTGCTTTATGTATGGCTTGATTAAGCGCATCTACACGACTTGTTTGTCCTGTTCCGCTGGCACACAATTGTTTGTTTTTAGCTAAAACAATCGTATTAGACTTGGTATGCTTACAGATTTTTGAGGCGAATATTAAATCTTCTAACTCATTTTGAGTTGGTGTATTATTCGTGGCATGCGTTACATCTTTCACGCTGTCGGTTTTGTTATCTTTATCTTGAACTAATACCCCATTAAGACAGGTTCTAACTGTTGTTTGAGAAAATGCCACATCCTTTAGAATTAATAAAATTCTATTCTTTTTACCTTTTAAAATGGTTAAGGCGTCTTCAGAAAATGATGGTGCAATAACGACTTCGCAGAATAAAGTGTGAATGTCTTCAGCGGTAGCTTTATCAATTTCTGTATTGGCAATTAAAACACCTCCAAAGGCTGAAACAGGGTCTCCAGCGAGTGCGTCAACATAAGCTTGATGAATGGTGTCGCGTTGTGAAAAGCCACAGGCATTGTTGTGTTTTAAAATCGCAAAGGTAGGGGCCTCGCCTTTAAACTCGTTCATGAGGTTTACTGCAGCATCCACATCTAACAAATTGTTGTAACTGAGTTCTTTTCCATGGACCTTGGTAAATACATCGTCAAAATTTCCAAAGAAAAATCCACGCTGATGTGGGTTTTCTCCATAGCGTAATACTTTACCATTAGTTTCACTAATCTTGAGCGAGGCGATCTCATGATCGGCATTGAAATAGTTGAATATCGCAGAATCATAATGTGAGGACACGTTAAATGCTTTTGCGGCATATTGTTTTCTGTCGGCTTCGGATGTGTCTCCGTTTTTAGAGTTTAATAATTCTAAAAATTCAGCGTAATCATCTACTGACGATACACAAATAACATCTGCATAATTTTTTGCTGCGGCTCTAATCAACGAAATACCACCAATATCAATTTTTTCAATAATATCTGTATGAGATGCTCCAGATGCAACTGTTTTTTCAAAGGGGTATAAATCTACAATTACTAAATCGATTTGAGGGATATCAAAATCGACCAATTCAGCAACATCACTATCATTATTTTGACGATTTAAAATTCCACCAAATACTTTTGGATGCAATGTTTTTACACGTCCACCAAGAATAGAAGGATATGAAGTAACATCCTCTACTGGTACGACATTAATACCTAAATCTTTGATAAATTTTTCTGTTCCACCTGTTGAATAAATAGTGACATTTTGTTCGTTAAGTTTTTTGACGATAGGTTCTAATCCGTCTTTACTAAATACTGAAATTAATGCCGATGTAATGGTTTTGTTGTTGCTCATTGTTGTGTTGTTGTAATTGCTATTCCGTACCTCGGAATACCGATGAAAAATTAAAGCCCAAAAATACATAATATCAAGGGTTATTGTAAGTTGAAATCGTAGTTTATTTAAGTTTTTTGTAACAAAAAATTGTTGAAAACCTCGTATCTTTCAAATTCAAATAACTAATCTTAGTTTATGCTTGTATATCTGAGGCTGTGTAAAGAAGTTTTTCATTCGCCATTGTCGGTAGAGTAAAAAAACCTTTGTGCCATTTTCATGATTATTGTATCAAGATTAGTAGCTGTTAGAAACCATTTGAATAGAAGTGTAAATGTATTAAGAGGATTTCACTTTCTAATATGTAACAATCTATTGGAGTTTACGTCTTATGTTTAATATCAAAAAAAAATCAATCTAGCTCATGCTCGTTTACCTGAGGTTATTTAAGGAGAGTTTTTCGTTTGCAATCAATGCACTCCGGAATAATAAACTCCGAACATTTTTATCACTGCTGGGAATTACCATTGGTATTTTTTCTATCATAGCTGTTTTAGCGGCCGTCGATTCTTTGGATAGGAGTATAAAAGATCAGTTAAGTGGTTTGGATAAAAACACCATGTATTTAACCAAGTATTCCTTTGGTCCATCGGAAGTGCCAAGATGGCAACGCGATAATTTTCCTCAAGTAGAATACAATGATTTTGAGTTTATAGAAAGAAATATCACAGATATTGATGCTATGGCGTATGTAATTTTTGGAGGTTCTGAAAATTTAAAATATGAAGGAACAACTGTTTCCGGTGTTACCGTAACGCCAGTGTCAAATGGAATCTACGATATAGAAAACTTCAAAGTTGAAAAAGGGCGTTTTTATACTGAAGCTGAATCTAATTCTGGTTCAAATGTGATTGTTTTAGGGAGCGCAACTGCGGTGAATTTATTTGATAACCTTAATCCTGTTGGAAAGACTATACGTGCCTATGGTAGAAAGCTTACAGTGATTGGCGTTTTGAAAAAAGTAGGTAGTGGTCTTGGAGATTCTCCCGATGAACGTGCGTATGTACCAGCAAATTTTGTAAGAAGATTTAAAAATGGAGGCGCAAATGGTTTGCCTGGAGCCGTTATAATTAAGCCTCAAAAAAACATTGATTTTGAAGCTTTTGAATCTGTGTTAAAACAAAAATATCGTGCTTATCGAGGGCTGAAAGCCGACGAGCCTGACAATTTTTTTGTAAATAAACTCTCTGGTTTAACCGATTTTGTTGATGGTATTATTGGGTTTATGAACGGAGCAGGGTGGGTTATTAGTACATTTTCGCTGCTCGTTGGAGGGTTTGGAATTGCCAATATTATGTTTGTGAGTGTGCGTGAACGCACCAATCTCATAGGTATTCAAAAATCCTTAGGTGCTAAAAATAAATTTATCTTATTCCAATTTTTATTTGAAGCTGTCATACTATCGGTTTTAGGTGGGCTCATTGGAATTGTTTTAGTCTGGTTTGTGTCTTTAGCGGCTACAGCTATGGTAGATGATTTTGAGTTTATACTTTCGTTCTATAATATTTTTATCGGATTCTCATTGTCAACCGTTATTGGGTTAATCTCTGGGGTTATTCCTGCGTTTTCGGCATCGCGTTTAGATCCTGTTGAAGCTATTAGAACCGGTATGTAATCTTAAGTATTAGTTTAATATTTCAGCCACTTTTTGGCATACAAATTCTAAAAAGCGCTCATCTTCTGGAGTAAACGGATTAGGTGTATTTGAGTCAATATCGATTTGACCAATATTTTCGTTATTCACAAATATTGGGATTACAATTTCCGCCTTTACGGTAATACTACATGCAATATAATTGTCTTGAGCGGATACATCTGGCACTACAAAATTTTCGTTAGAAACAGCTACTTGTCCGCAAATCCCTTTTCCAAATGGAATAATAATATGATCGGTTGGTTCACCAACATATGGGCCAAGTTTTAACTCGTTTTTGTCTCCATTTTTAAAATAAAATCCAACCCAATTGTAATAATCGATATGCTGTTCAAGTAATTTACAAATAGATAATAAGCGTTCATCTACGGTTGCTGTAGTTTGAGATATAATGGCTTCCACATCTTGTTTAAGGGCTTCGAATGTCATAGGTTTTAAATATTTTGGTAAAAGTATTTAAAAAGTGCCATTTCTAGATTCATTTTATATAATTTTAACTCATCAATGAAAGCACTTCTTATAAAATACAAGTCTGTTATAAAGTTCATCCTGACCTTTCTTTCGGTGTATTTTGCACTCACCTTGGCCTACAAGTATTATTTAGATTATTCAGAAGAATCTAAGTACTACCCAGACTATGTCACCAATTTAGTTGCGAAACAAAGCAAGTTGCTTTTAAACAGTTTAGATTATCGAGTTCAGGTTCTTCCGCATCCTGATGAACCATCTATGAAGCTAATTATCAATGAAAAATATGTAGCGAGAGTAGTAGAAGGTTGTAATTCTGTGAGTGTTATTATTTTGTTTGTCTCTTTTATAATTGCTTTTGCCGGGACCTTTAAATATACCTTTCTGTATGCGTTGGCAGGAAGCATATTAATTTATGCTATTAATCTTTTTCGAATAGCGGTATTGTCTATTGGATTGTATAATTATCCTTGGCGACGTGATATTCTTCATACGGTCATTTTTCCATTAATTATTTACGGTATGGTATTTCTATTGTGGATGTTTTGGGTAAATCGGTTTTCGAAACTAAAGAAGTATCATGCGTAATCCTATTATATATCTCGTCCTGTTGGTATTATTCGGATTTCTTGTTCTAATTCGGGTTTTTGAAAATGAATTGTTCTAT is part of the Formosa sp. Hel1_31_208 genome and harbors:
- the mreC gene encoding rod shape-determining protein MreC; this encodes MQQIINFVIRNKTSLLFLLLFGISLALTIQSHSYHKSKFINSANVLTGRIYESASGISNYFDLKEQNNILIEENNRLRSQLLNGIDSTTNTTSIDTTSYSGRYKVQIANVINNNYAASKNYITLNKGEKNDVKEDLAVITSKGIVGIIDNTSNSYSRVLSILNTKSRINAQLKASNHIGSLKWNAKSSSLAQLTDISKFAPIKQGDTIVTGGESSIFPKGLPIGIIDAFVLDISGDTYTIDVKLFNDMTNLSHVYIIENLDTEEIKLLENPRDE
- a CDS encoding rod shape-determining protein, with the translated sequence MGFFDFLTEEIAIDLGTANTLIIHNDKVVVDSPSIVARDRISGKIIAVGKEANMMQGKTHENIKTIRPLKDGVIADFDASEQMISMFIKNIPALKKKLFTPALRMVVCIPSGITEVEMRAVKESCERVNGKEVYLIHEPMAAAIGIGIDIMQPKGNMIVDIGGGTTEIAVIALGGIVCDKSVKVAGDVFTNDIIYYMRTQHNLYVGDRTAEKIKIQIGAATEDLDLPPEEMSVQGRDLLTGKPKQVQISYREIAKALDKSILRIEDSVMETLSQTPPELAADIYNTGIYLAGGGSMLRGLDKRLSQKTDLPVYIAEDPLRAVVRGTGITLKNLAKFKSVLIK
- the purH gene encoding bifunctional phosphoribosylaminoimidazolecarboxamide formyltransferase/IMP cyclohydrolase, whose protein sequence is MSNNKTITSALISVFSKDGLEPIVKKLNEQNVTIYSTGGTEKFIKDLGINVVPVEDVTSYPSILGGRVKTLHPKVFGGILNRQNNDSDVAELVDFDIPQIDLVIVDLYPFEKTVASGASHTDIIEKIDIGGISLIRAAAKNYADVICVSSVDDYAEFLELLNSKNGDTSEADRKQYAAKAFNVSSHYDSAIFNYFNADHEIASLKISETNGKVLRYGENPHQRGFFFGNFDDVFTKVHGKELSYNNLLDVDAAVNLMNEFKGEAPTFAILKHNNACGFSQRDTIHQAYVDALAGDPVSAFGGVLIANTEIDKATAEDIHTLFCEVVIAPSFSEDALTILKGKKNRILLILKDVAFSQTTVRTCLNGVLVQDKDNKTDSVKDVTHATNNTPTQNELEDLIFASKICKHTKSNTIVLAKNKQLCASGTGQTSRVDALNQAIHKAQSFNFDLKGAVMASDAFFPFPDCVEIADNAGITAVIQPGGSIKDQLTIDYCNENNLAMVMTGTRHFKH
- a CDS encoding ABC transporter permease, which produces MLVYLRLFKESFSFAINALRNNKLRTFLSLLGITIGIFSIIAVLAAVDSLDRSIKDQLSGLDKNTMYLTKYSFGPSEVPRWQRDNFPQVEYNDFEFIERNITDIDAMAYVIFGGSENLKYEGTTVSGVTVTPVSNGIYDIENFKVEKGRFYTEAESNSGSNVIVLGSATAVNLFDNLNPVGKTIRAYGRKLTVIGVLKKVGSGLGDSPDERAYVPANFVRRFKNGGANGLPGAVIIKPQKNIDFEAFESVLKQKYRAYRGLKADEPDNFFVNKLSGLTDFVDGIIGFMNGAGWVISTFSLLVGGFGIANIMFVSVRERTNLIGIQKSLGAKNKFILFQFLFEAVILSVLGGLIGIVLVWFVSLAATAMVDDFEFILSFYNIFIGFSLSTVIGLISGVIPAFSASRLDPVEAIRTGM
- a CDS encoding GAF domain-containing protein: MTFEALKQDVEAIISQTTATVDERLLSICKLLEQHIDYYNWVGFYFKNGDKNELKLGPYVGEPTDHIIIPFGKGICGQVAVSNENFVVPDVSAQDNYIACSITVKAEIVIPIFVNNENIGQIDIDSNTPNPFTPEDERFLEFVCQKVAEILN
- the xrtF gene encoding exosortase family protein XrtF; its protein translation is MKALLIKYKSVIKFILTFLSVYFALTLAYKYYLDYSEESKYYPDYVTNLVAKQSKLLLNSLDYRVQVLPHPDEPSMKLIINEKYVARVVEGCNSVSVIILFVSFIIAFAGTFKYTFLYALAGSILIYAINLFRIAVLSIGLYNYPWRRDILHTVIFPLIIYGMVFLLWMFWVNRFSKLKKYHA